A DNA window from Arachis duranensis cultivar V14167 chromosome 3, aradu.V14167.gnm2.J7QH, whole genome shotgun sequence contains the following coding sequences:
- the LOC127745783 gene encoding putative ubiquitin-conjugating enzyme E2 38, translated as MVFSFLIAPFLITILLLPRKFTTTPGSFRINPNLYNCGTVCLSLSGTWQGRDNEPGYPESYGATRDGHRRSKEYSDNAFLLSLKTMMYTMRKPPKHFEDLVADLLAISGPEPYSEGAPVGSVIYNLGPTISNSAAKNQKEFQLAVHRMMNTLIAFFTKNRSTDWEEFRSPEILNMSAAASATLTECYNSVSGVAALTL; from the exons AtggtcttttcttttttgattgcTCCTTTCCTGATAACTATCCTGCTTCTCCCCCG AAAGTTTACTACCACTCCGGGGTCCTTTAGGATAAATCCAAATTTATATAACTGTGGAACAGTCTGCCTTAGTCTTTCTGGCACTTGGCAAGGTAGGGATAATGAGCCTGGATACCCAGAATCATATGGAGCCACTCGAGATGGGCATAGAAGATCTAAGGAGTACAGTGATAATGCATTTCTTTTATCCTTGAAGACAATGATGTATACGATGCGCAAACCTCCAAAG CATTTTGAGGATCTGGTTGCTGACTTGCTGGCCATTTCCGGGCCCGAGCCATACTCCGAGGGGGCTCCTGTTGGCTCAGTCATATATAATCTTGGTCCAACTATTAGCAATAGTGCAGCTAAGAACCAGAAAGAATTTCAGTTAGCTGTCCATAGAATGATGAACACTCTTATTGCCTTTTTCACTAAGAACAGATCCACTGATTGGGAGGAATTTCGGTCGCCGGAGATTTTGAATATGTCTGCTGCAGCTAGTGCAACTCTAACAGAGTGTTACAACAGTGTGTCTGGTGTAGCAGCATTAACCCTTTAA